The genomic DNA AACCTATGATTTAAGCCAAAGCAACCGCATGGACCTGTCTTATTATCCTGGGCGCCTAGAGCAAACCTATGAATTAGACGATCTAACGATTCATTTAGCTTTAATTTTTGTCAGCAATCGAACGGCGCTTATCCAAACGACACTTGAAAACACTGGTGAAGAGCCCTTGTCACTTGAAGCAAGCTGGACAGGTGCGGTCTTTGACAAAATTCAAGAGGGAACGGAAACCTTAGATATTGGCACTCGCTTAACTGCTAAAGACAATGACATTCAAGTGAATTTTGGTGAAGTCAGAGAAACGTGGAATTATTTTGCTACGAAAGACACAAAATATACGATTCATCATGCGGATAAAGTTTCAACAAAAATTGATAATCGGAATTATACAGCAACCGCTGAACCAATTGAATTGAAGCCTAAACAAACGTACAACACCTATACGACAGAAAGCTATACTTTTACAAAAGAAGAAGAGGCAAAGGAACAACAACAAGCACCCGAATACACCAAAAATGCGGCGCGCTATTTCAAAGAGAACAAGCAAAGATGGCAAGGATATCTAGATAAAACGTTTGATCAAAAGAAAACAGCAGAATTTCCTGAATATCAAAATGCGCTAGTCAAATCGATTGAAACGATTAATACCAATTGGCGAAGTGCGGCAGGTGCCTTTAAGCATGACGGGATTGTTCCGTCCATGTCTTATAAATGGTTTATTGGTATGTGGGCTTGGGATTCGTGGAAAGCGGATGTAGCAACGGCTGATTTTAATCCCGAGTTAGCTAAAAATAATATGCGGGCCTTGTTTGATTATCAAATTCAAAAAGATGATACCGTACGTCCACAAGATGCAGGAGCGATCATTGATGCTGTCTTTTACAATCAAGACAGTGCGCGTGGTGGTGAAGGTGGCAACTGGAATGAACGAAATTCTAAACCACCATTGGCTGCATGGGCAGTTTGGCATATTTATCAAGAAACCAAAGATAAGGAATTTTTAAAAGAAATGTATCCCAAACTTGTGGCTTATCATAATTGGTGGTATACCAACAGAGACCACAATAAAAATGGGATAGCAGAATATGGGAGCATGGTCAGTGATGCTCACTGGCAAAAAGACGACAAGGATCAAATCATTAAAGATAAAAATGGACAACCTAAAGTGGATGATGATGCTGTTATTGAAGCAGCCGCGTGGGAAAGTGGCATGGATAACGCTACACGGTTTGACAAAGAAGGTGTGGGCAAAGGCGATGATGGAGTTAAAGTTTTTGAAAACAAAAATAAAGGAAAAGTAGTGGGGTATTCGATTAATCAAGAATCAGTGGATTTGAATGCGTATCTCTACGCTGAAAAGGGCTATTTAGCTTCGATAGCAGAAGAACTAGGCAAAAAAGAGGACTATAAGAACTATCAAAAAGAAGCGAAGAAACTAAAAAAATATATTCAAGAAAATATGTTTGATGAAAAAACGGGCTTCTTCTATGACTTACAAATAAATGAAGACGGCTCGAAAACAAAATTGTTAGTCAATCGTGGCAAAGGAACAGAAGGCTGGTTGCCGCTCTGGGCAAAAGTAGCGACCAAAGAACAGGCGGCGGAAGTTAAGAAAAACATGATGAATCAAGAAATGTTCAATACCTTTATGCCATTCCCAACGGCATCCAAAGACAATGAAAAATTTGCTGCAACGAAATATTGGCGGGGACCAGTTTGGCTTGATCAAGCCTTGTTTGGTGTAGAAGCTCTTCAAAACTATGACTATACAAAAGAAGCAAAAGAAATGACACAAAAACTCTTCTTACATGCCGAAGGATTGATGGGAGAAGGACCTATTCATGAAAATTATGATCCACTAACAGGGAAGGGCCTAAGTACGAAAAACTTTAGTTGGTCAGCGGCAGCGTACTATTTACTGTATAAAAACACCTTATTAAGTAATAACCCCACAACGCAAACCGCTTTTGAAATAAAATAGAAAAACAGCTCTTGAGAAAATATCTCTCAAGAGCTGTTTTTTTTCTTCACTTGCTACAATCTGTTTCCCTCTGATTTAATTAAATGTAATTTATTTGTTTAAATAAATATATTTCATATAATTAAATAAAATATCTAAAAATAAACGATATGTACTTTTATTAAAAATGTTATTTAATAAAAATGAAATGGATATTCAGTGAAATTGATTGTACAATGGTTAGTGAAGAGTGGGTTTAACGGAATAGTGTAATAAGGAATAAGCTGATATCAAAACCAAACATATGCAAAACCTCCTTCTCTGTTAGCTATATTGACTTCTATTATAGAACATTTCTTTTGGTTTTTTCAAGGGAAGTTAAGTATATAAGTTTTTATGATTATCAAAATATTACAATATTATAAT from Enterococcus faecalis includes the following:
- the ygjK gene encoding alpha-glucosidase; its protein translation is MKGLSKKKRVSTWLALGITVVSCFALSGEVQASVERTKVDEFANVLDVSASPTERTNGVYDTNYFNNFSDLGAWHGYYLPEKSNKELLGGFAGPLIIAEEYPVNLAASLNKLTVKNKKTGETYDLSQSNRMDLSYYPGRLEQTYELDDLTIHLALIFVSNRTALIQTTLENTGEEPLSLEASWTGAVFDKIQEGTETLDIGTRLTAKDNDIQVNFGEVRETWNYFATKDTKYTIHHADKVSTKIDNRNYTATAEPIELKPKQTYNTYTTESYTFTKEEEAKEQQQAPEYTKNAARYFKENKQRWQGYLDKTFDQKKTAEFPEYQNALVKSIETINTNWRSAAGAFKHDGIVPSMSYKWFIGMWAWDSWKADVATADFNPELAKNNMRALFDYQIQKDDTVRPQDAGAIIDAVFYNQDSARGGEGGNWNERNSKPPLAAWAVWHIYQETKDKEFLKEMYPKLVAYHNWWYTNRDHNKNGIAEYGSMVSDAHWQKDDKDQIIKDKNGQPKVDDDAVIEAAAWESGMDNATRFDKEGVGKGDDGVKVFENKNKGKVVGYSINQESVDLNAYLYAEKGYLASIAEELGKKEDYKNYQKEAKKLKKYIQENMFDEKTGFFYDLQINEDGSKTKLLVNRGKGTEGWLPLWAKVATKEQAAEVKKNMMNQEMFNTFMPFPTASKDNEKFAATKYWRGPVWLDQALFGVEALQNYDYTKEAKEMTQKLFLHAEGLMGEGPIHENYDPLTGKGLSTKNFSWSAAAYYLLYKNTLLSNNPTTQTAFEIK